From the Microbacterium sp. W4I4 genome, one window contains:
- a CDS encoding CGNR zinc finger domain-containing protein yields the protein MHLNPYGEYAVLLAASLANDWPTDREGIEQRTRDFGMTMAFDPMPGDHERSRAVLEAWLGVVDAPDDTARAAALNAQMAAAAAYPQLTDHDEEGWHLHYRAERLRSLPDVLEAIFSVGTALHLTERGMHRIGRCAASPCENVVVDVTRNGRQRYCSVRCANRDAVRRHRARGA from the coding sequence ATGCATCTCAACCCTTACGGCGAGTACGCGGTCCTGCTCGCGGCATCTCTGGCCAACGACTGGCCGACCGATCGGGAAGGGATCGAGCAGCGCACCCGAGACTTCGGGATGACGATGGCGTTCGATCCGATGCCCGGTGATCACGAGCGCTCCCGCGCGGTCCTGGAGGCCTGGCTCGGCGTGGTGGATGCACCTGACGACACGGCCCGCGCTGCAGCCCTGAACGCCCAGATGGCGGCGGCGGCCGCGTACCCGCAGCTGACCGACCACGACGAGGAAGGCTGGCACCTGCACTACCGCGCCGAGCGGCTCCGGTCACTTCCCGACGTGCTGGAGGCGATCTTCAGCGTCGGAACGGCACTGCACCTCACGGAACGCGGCATGCACCGGATCGGACGATGTGCGGCCTCACCGTGCGAGAACGTGGTCGTCGACGTCACCCGGAACGGGCGTCAGCGCTACTGCTCGGTGCGCTGCGCGAACCGGGACGCCGTGCGACGGCATCGGGCGCGCGGCGCTTAA
- a CDS encoding DUF1697 domain-containing protein, giving the protein MTVQRCALLLRAVNVSGRNRVPMAELRALLAERTPLQNVSTYIASGNVIADVPGEIDAACTQVRTLIHEAFDVETPVIARTHEQLVAAHEANPFPDAAADKMLHVMFLESDPLPGGLEALRPRLLPGERIALNGRDLWIDYPATGVATTRLTKAVLDRALGVAGTARNLLTLRKLVELTA; this is encoded by the coding sequence GTGACGGTCCAGCGCTGCGCACTGCTGCTGCGCGCGGTGAACGTGTCCGGCCGCAATCGCGTGCCGATGGCCGAGCTGCGCGCTCTGCTGGCGGAGCGGACACCGCTGCAGAACGTCTCGACCTACATCGCCAGCGGCAACGTCATCGCCGATGTGCCGGGGGAGATCGACGCCGCATGCACGCAGGTGCGAACGCTGATCCACGAGGCCTTCGACGTCGAGACCCCGGTGATCGCCCGCACCCATGAGCAGCTGGTCGCGGCGCACGAGGCGAACCCGTTCCCGGACGCGGCGGCCGACAAGATGCTGCACGTCATGTTCCTGGAATCCGACCCGCTCCCCGGCGGACTGGAAGCCCTGCGCCCACGGCTGCTGCCCGGTGAGCGCATCGCCCTGAACGGGCGGGACCTGTGGATCGACTATCCGGCGACGGGGGTCGCGACCACCAGACTCACCAAGGCCGTGCTCGATCGCGCACTCGGCGTCGCCGGCACCGCCCGCAACCTGCTGACGCTGCGAAAGCTCGTGGAACTCACCGCCTGA
- a CDS encoding YigZ family protein — protein sequence MPQPTRPSTIAAAVEHELVIRKSRFLTHIAPVVSPEQADETIAAIRKRYWDARHNCSAQVTGLDGDRARSSDDGEPSGTAGMPMLEVLRRRELTDVVAVVTRYFGGIKLGAGGLVRAYSSAVSEALDQASLVDRRVLAQLTIAVPHADAGRFDNLLRDWTHRSGAVLGEARYESDAVFEVWSPAEGTAGLQAEVAAASGGTVTASVTGIERVVDVPR from the coding sequence GTGCCGCAGCCCACCCGCCCCTCGACGATCGCCGCGGCCGTCGAGCACGAGCTCGTGATCCGCAAGTCGCGATTCCTCACGCACATCGCGCCGGTCGTGTCGCCCGAGCAGGCCGACGAGACGATCGCGGCCATCCGCAAACGGTACTGGGATGCCAGGCACAACTGCAGTGCGCAGGTGACGGGCCTGGACGGCGACCGCGCGCGCTCCTCCGACGATGGAGAGCCCTCCGGCACAGCGGGGATGCCGATGCTCGAGGTGCTGCGCAGGCGCGAGCTCACCGATGTGGTCGCCGTCGTCACGCGCTACTTCGGCGGCATCAAGCTGGGTGCCGGGGGACTGGTGCGGGCGTACTCGTCCGCGGTCTCCGAGGCGCTGGATCAGGCATCCCTCGTCGATCGCCGGGTGCTCGCACAGCTGACCATCGCCGTGCCGCACGCCGACGCCGGCCGCTTCGACAACCTCCTGCGCGACTGGACGCATCGCAGCGGCGCCGTTCTGGGCGAAGCGCGCTACGAGTCCGATGCCGTATTCGAGGTCTGGAGTCCGGCGGAGGGCACCGCTGGACTGCAGGCCGAGGTCGCCGCGGCATCCGGTGGTACCGTCACCGCATCCGTGACGGGCATCGAGCGTGTGGTGGACGTGCCGCGCTGA
- a CDS encoding putative transporter small subunit, translating into MELSTVALTAYVLVWPVVVAGALYIIVRAFIKEAREAKAENRSII; encoded by the coding sequence ATGGAACTGTCCACCGTCGCTCTGACCGCCTACGTGCTGGTCTGGCCCGTGGTCGTCGCGGGGGCGCTTTACATCATCGTCCGCGCCTTCATCAAGGAGGCCCGCGAGGCGAAGGCCGAGAACCGCAGCATCATCTGA
- a CDS encoding sodium:solute symporter family protein — protein sequence MENLQTLAGPVVVLLILLFFGGSLYMSLRIRKRTENADDYMTGGGKIGFGISAASMTATWIWASSMYASATSGYTYGISGPIHYGLWGALMILLIYPFGRRIRQVAPKAHTIAEVMFARHGRSSQLMLAGSNVLGSIISLTSNLIAGGALISMLSPFTFSQGILAIGAGVLLYTLWSGFRASVLTDFAQVCAMLGAVVVIIPIVFFAAGGPGLFETGAANLTPQQGDFFSSDAFFNQGAPYIAAVLAYAIGNQTIAQRLFAVREDLIKKTFITATFGYGATIIGIGMLGVIALYAGVSPVGGDVNNLIPQMAATYLSPLLLCVFFVMIIGSLSSTADADLTALSSIVMADIYGQNLAGKRNANPRTMVLVGRITMVVAMVIGLYFAGSQFNILDLLVFVGALWGALVFPVIASFYWKRVTNLAFSVSVVVALAAFLPVRFEWIDLTGPIGIVSDVLATIGIGVVLGLMSFGFFGKRVALIVGIASTVIASPFAIGFLHTYPVLSGSLIAYAVSTIVCVALTLPSKKEDFDFDLIKQRTGDFDSVDTAELDAELVELTEAAAENERR from the coding sequence ATGGAAAATCTGCAAACCCTCGCAGGCCCGGTCGTGGTCCTGCTGATCCTGCTGTTCTTCGGCGGCAGCCTGTACATGTCGCTGCGCATCCGCAAGCGCACCGAGAACGCCGACGACTACATGACCGGCGGCGGCAAGATCGGATTCGGCATCTCCGCCGCCTCCATGACAGCCACCTGGATCTGGGCGTCATCGATGTACGCCTCCGCCACCTCCGGCTACACGTACGGCATCTCCGGGCCCATTCACTACGGCCTGTGGGGCGCTCTGATGATCCTCCTGATCTACCCCTTCGGCAGACGCATCCGCCAGGTCGCACCGAAGGCGCACACGATCGCCGAGGTGATGTTCGCTCGGCACGGCCGCTCCAGCCAGCTGATGCTGGCCGGATCCAACGTGCTCGGCAGCATCATCAGCCTCACCTCGAACCTCATCGCCGGTGGCGCGCTGATCTCGATGCTGTCGCCGTTCACGTTCAGCCAGGGCATCCTCGCGATCGGCGCGGGCGTGCTGCTGTACACACTGTGGTCGGGCTTCCGTGCGTCGGTGCTCACCGACTTCGCGCAGGTGTGCGCGATGCTGGGTGCGGTGGTCGTGATCATCCCGATCGTGTTCTTCGCCGCGGGCGGTCCGGGCCTGTTCGAGACCGGCGCTGCGAACCTCACCCCGCAGCAGGGCGACTTCTTCTCGTCCGACGCGTTCTTCAACCAGGGCGCGCCGTACATCGCCGCCGTGCTCGCCTACGCGATCGGCAACCAGACCATCGCGCAGCGTCTGTTCGCCGTGCGTGAGGACCTGATCAAGAAGACCTTCATCACCGCGACCTTCGGCTACGGCGCCACGATCATCGGCATCGGGATGCTCGGGGTCATCGCCCTGTACGCGGGCGTCTCCCCGGTCGGCGGCGATGTGAACAATCTCATCCCGCAGATGGCTGCGACCTACCTGTCGCCGCTGCTGCTGTGCGTGTTCTTCGTGATGATCATCGGCTCACTGTCCTCGACGGCGGATGCCGACCTGACGGCACTGTCCTCGATCGTGATGGCCGACATCTACGGGCAGAACCTCGCCGGAAAGAGGAATGCCAACCCGCGCACGATGGTGCTGGTCGGCAGGATCACGATGGTCGTCGCGATGGTCATCGGGCTCTACTTCGCCGGCAGCCAGTTCAACATCCTCGACCTGCTGGTGTTCGTGGGAGCCCTGTGGGGCGCGCTGGTGTTCCCTGTCATCGCGAGCTTCTACTGGAAGCGTGTGACCAACCTGGCGTTCTCGGTGTCCGTCGTCGTGGCACTCGCGGCGTTCCTGCCGGTCCGCTTCGAGTGGATCGACCTGACCGGCCCGATCGGTATCGTCTCCGACGTGCTGGCGACGATCGGGATCGGCGTGGTGCTGGGTCTCATGTCGTTCGGCTTCTTCGGCAAGCGGGTTGCCCTGATCGTGGGCATCGCCTCCACGGTCATCGCGAGCCCCTTCGCGATCGGCTTCCTGCACACGTATCCGGTGCTGTCCGGCTCGCTCATCGCGTACGCCGTATCGACGATCGTCTGCGTCGCCCTCACGCTGCCCAGCAAGAAGGAGGACTTCGACTTCGACCTGATCAAGCAGCGCACCGGCGACTTCGACTCCGTCGACACCGCCGAGCTCGACGCGGAACTGGTGGAGCTCACGGAAGCCGCCGCTGAGAACGAGAGGAGATGA
- a CDS encoding isochorismatase family protein, protein MSRALLIVDVQNDFTEGGALAVAGGDAVASGISDLLAAHAGDYAVVIASRDWHDADGDNGGHFSATPDYVDSWPAHCVADTEGAAYDPLLVTDAITHHVRKGQGVPAYSMFEGAAEDGSTVGEILSAHGVTEADVVGIATDHCVRASALDAIAHGVHVRILTDLVAGVGADSSEAALAELAHAGAELAESPSMGSGAR, encoded by the coding sequence ATGAGCAGAGCACTTCTCATCGTCGACGTGCAGAACGACTTCACCGAGGGCGGGGCGCTCGCCGTCGCGGGCGGGGATGCCGTGGCATCCGGCATCAGCGATCTCCTCGCCGCCCATGCGGGGGACTACGCGGTCGTCATCGCCTCCCGGGACTGGCACGACGCGGACGGCGACAACGGCGGTCACTTCTCGGCGACTCCCGACTACGTGGACTCCTGGCCGGCGCACTGCGTGGCCGACACCGAGGGAGCCGCGTACGATCCGCTGCTGGTCACGGATGCCATCACGCATCACGTGCGCAAGGGGCAGGGCGTCCCGGCCTACTCGATGTTCGAGGGCGCCGCGGAGGACGGCTCGACCGTCGGCGAGATCCTCTCGGCGCACGGCGTGACGGAAGCGGATGTCGTGGGCATCGCCACCGACCACTGCGTCCGGGCATCGGCTCTGGATGCCATCGCGCACGGCGTGCACGTGCGGATCCTCACGGATCTGGTGGCGGGCGTCGGCGCGGACAGCAGCGAGGCCGCCCTCGCCGAACTGGCGCACGCGGGGGCAGAGCTCGCCGAGAGCCCTTCGATGGGCTCAGGGGCCCGGTGA
- a CDS encoding DNA polymerase III subunit delta' has protein sequence MTAALTAPFPWSDVWGQDAAVQTLRQAASDPAALSHAWLITGPPGSGRSTLAYAFAAALIADHPDDENAMRQVLAGTHPDLTALRTDKIIITIAEARSLVERSYFAPSAGRYRVIVVEDADRMVERTSNVLLKALEEPPENTVWVLCAPSEADLLPTIRSRVRAVRLREPEVADVARLIALRTGIDEATAEQAARHAQRHIGMAQRLATDEGARRRRDETLRAVLGVRGVGTAVEVAGHIIQAATDDAKTLTAERDAAERASLLRTVGVAEGQAVPPALRSQLSALEDDQKKRATRSLRDGIDRVLTDLQSMYRDVIMLQFDRDDALINSELQADLAALAAAWPVERTLIALDAISDTRETLQRNVSPLLATESLLVTISSGRTP, from the coding sequence ATGACCGCCGCCCTGACCGCGCCCTTCCCGTGGTCCGACGTGTGGGGGCAGGATGCCGCCGTGCAGACCCTGCGTCAGGCCGCGTCCGATCCCGCTGCGCTGTCGCATGCCTGGCTGATCACCGGCCCGCCCGGATCGGGGCGCTCGACGCTCGCCTATGCCTTCGCCGCGGCCCTCATCGCCGATCATCCGGACGATGAGAACGCCATGCGCCAGGTGCTCGCAGGCACGCATCCGGATCTGACCGCGCTGCGCACCGACAAGATCATCATCACCATCGCCGAAGCGCGTTCCCTGGTCGAGCGCTCCTACTTCGCGCCGTCCGCGGGCCGCTACCGGGTGATCGTCGTCGAGGACGCCGATCGCATGGTCGAGCGCACCTCCAACGTGCTGCTGAAGGCGCTCGAGGAGCCGCCCGAGAACACGGTCTGGGTGCTCTGCGCTCCCAGCGAGGCCGACCTGCTGCCCACGATCCGCTCCCGCGTGCGCGCAGTGCGCCTGCGCGAGCCCGAAGTCGCCGACGTGGCACGCCTGATCGCGTTGCGCACAGGGATCGACGAGGCGACCGCCGAGCAGGCCGCCCGCCATGCGCAGCGCCACATCGGCATGGCGCAGCGCCTCGCCACCGACGAGGGTGCCCGCCGCCGCCGGGACGAGACCCTGCGCGCCGTACTGGGCGTGCGTGGCGTCGGCACCGCCGTCGAGGTGGCCGGACACATCATCCAGGCGGCGACCGACGACGCCAAGACGCTCACCGCCGAGCGCGATGCCGCCGAGCGCGCCAGCCTGCTGCGCACGGTCGGGGTCGCCGAGGGGCAGGCAGTGCCGCCCGCGCTGCGCTCCCAGCTCTCGGCGCTCGAAGACGATCAGAAGAAGCGCGCGACCCGCAGTCTGCGCGACGGCATCGACCGGGTCCTCACCGACCTGCAGTCGATGTATCGCGACGTCATCATGCTGCAGTTCGACCGCGACGACGCACTGATCAACAGCGAACTGCAGGCCGACCTCGCCGCCCTCGCCGCCGCCTGGCCGGTCGAGCGCACACTCATCGCCCTGGACGCCATCTCCGACACCCGTGAGACGCTGCAGCGCAACGTGTCGCCGCTGCTGGCGACCGAGAGTCTTCTGGTGACCATCTCCAGCGGAAGGACCCCGTGA
- a CDS encoding alpha/beta hydrolase yields the protein MISRAPRSLRRILAVLAGLAVASVALSGCLYAQIPEASPSVTRTPDATGVPPELMSYYTQKLDWSSCGAGLDCTEVTAPLDWEKPADGDISLAIVRHQATGKAQGSLLINPGGPGASGYDFVADSLTYAVGEDLIKSFDVIGFDPRGVGRSTAVACLDAKAMDEYNYGVVDEPRNTPAWEAALTARNKTFAEACEANSSGILPHVTTVNSARDMDLIRGVLGDTTLNYLGYSYGTFLGATYAKLYPERAQRLVLDGALDPSVPGLQVGATQAAGFESALRAYLENCLTTQDCPFNGTVDEALSDFRALLASISRTPLKNSDGRVLTVDTMVTGTITAMYSEQSWQYLTQGITAVLQGDPSVMMALADQYNSRGPDGNYIDNTAEAFRAYNCMDYPVEDDKAAEDATIKEIEKTAPTFAPYWQAPDPCEVWPYPPVGVREPIAASGSGPIVVVGTTNDPATPYAWSKALAEQLDNGVLVTRVGEGHTGYNKGNRCVDTAVESFLIDGTVPNDGLRCE from the coding sequence GTGATCTCCCGAGCACCGCGCAGCCTGCGCCGAATCCTCGCCGTGCTGGCCGGACTGGCGGTGGCATCCGTCGCCCTGTCCGGCTGCCTGTACGCCCAGATCCCGGAGGCATCTCCCTCGGTGACGCGCACACCGGATGCCACCGGCGTGCCTCCTGAGCTGATGTCGTACTACACGCAGAAGCTGGACTGGTCCTCCTGCGGAGCAGGGCTCGACTGCACCGAGGTCACCGCCCCGCTGGACTGGGAGAAGCCCGCCGACGGGGACATCTCCCTCGCGATCGTTCGCCATCAGGCCACGGGCAAGGCTCAGGGGTCCCTGCTGATCAACCCCGGCGGACCCGGCGCGAGCGGCTACGATTTCGTGGCCGACAGCCTCACCTATGCCGTCGGCGAGGACCTGATCAAGAGTTTCGACGTGATCGGGTTCGACCCGCGGGGCGTGGGCCGCTCCACCGCCGTGGCCTGCCTCGACGCGAAGGCGATGGACGAGTACAACTACGGCGTGGTCGACGAGCCGCGCAACACCCCCGCGTGGGAGGCGGCACTGACCGCCCGCAACAAGACCTTCGCCGAGGCGTGCGAGGCGAACAGCAGCGGCATCCTGCCGCACGTCACCACCGTGAACTCCGCCCGCGACATGGATCTGATCCGCGGCGTGCTCGGGGACACGACGCTCAACTACCTCGGCTACTCCTACGGCACGTTCCTCGGAGCCACGTACGCGAAGCTGTACCCCGAGCGCGCCCAGCGTCTGGTGCTGGACGGCGCGCTCGACCCGTCCGTGCCGGGGCTCCAGGTGGGTGCCACGCAGGCGGCCGGGTTCGAGTCGGCGCTGCGCGCCTACCTCGAGAACTGCCTCACCACTCAGGACTGCCCGTTCAACGGCACGGTCGACGAGGCGCTGTCCGACTTCCGGGCGCTGCTGGCGAGCATCTCGCGCACACCGCTGAAGAACAGCGACGGGCGCGTGCTGACCGTCGACACGATGGTCACCGGAACCATCACCGCGATGTACAGCGAGCAGAGCTGGCAGTACCTCACCCAGGGGATCACCGCAGTGCTGCAGGGCGACCCGTCGGTGATGATGGCGCTGGCCGACCAGTACAACAGCCGCGGTCCCGACGGGAACTACATCGACAACACCGCCGAGGCGTTCCGCGCCTACAACTGCATGGACTATCCGGTCGAGGACGACAAGGCCGCCGAGGACGCCACGATCAAGGAGATCGAGAAGACGGCGCCGACGTTCGCCCCGTACTGGCAGGCGCCGGATCCCTGCGAGGTGTGGCCGTACCCGCCCGTCGGCGTGCGAGAGCCGATCGCCGCATCCGGTTCCGGGCCGATCGTCGTCGTCGGAACCACCAATGACCCCGCCACCCCGTACGCGTGGTCGAAGGCTCTGGCGGAGCAGCTCGACAACGGCGTGCTGGTCACCCGGGTCGGCGAAGGGCACACCGGCTACAACAAGGGCAATCGCTGCGTCGACACCGCGGTCGAGTCGTTCCTGATCGACGGGACGGTCCCGAACGACGGGCTGCGCTGCGAGTGA
- a CDS encoding SDR family oxidoreductase, which yields MDLGLKGRFAVVTASSAGLGYACAAQLAAAGATVVMNGRDAATLGKAAEQLRRETGSEVIAVPGDVSDAAVQQALVDAVPQVDILVNNNGGPPFRDFREVDRDALLAGVTANMATPIELVQRVIDGMIERRFGRIVNITSFSVKMPIAGLDLSSGARAGLTGFLAGVARDVAHANVTINFMMPGYFATGRLRSLHAREAADRGIAAETVSAEGAEKIPAGRFGDPAEFGAACAFLCSQQAGYITGQSLLIDGGAYPGIL from the coding sequence ATGGACCTGGGACTCAAGGGAAGATTCGCGGTCGTCACGGCGTCGAGCGCCGGGCTGGGCTACGCCTGCGCCGCACAGCTCGCCGCGGCCGGTGCGACGGTGGTCATGAACGGCCGGGACGCGGCGACGCTCGGGAAGGCCGCGGAACAGCTGCGTCGTGAGACCGGCTCCGAGGTGATCGCCGTGCCGGGCGACGTGTCGGATGCCGCGGTGCAGCAGGCGCTCGTCGACGCAGTGCCGCAGGTCGACATCCTGGTCAACAACAACGGAGGTCCGCCGTTCCGCGACTTCCGCGAGGTCGATCGGGATGCTCTCCTCGCCGGAGTCACGGCGAACATGGCCACGCCCATCGAGCTCGTCCAGCGCGTGATCGACGGCATGATCGAGCGTCGCTTCGGGCGGATCGTGAACATCACCTCGTTCTCGGTGAAGATGCCGATCGCGGGTCTGGACCTGTCCAGCGGTGCGCGCGCGGGACTCACCGGCTTCCTCGCCGGCGTCGCGCGGGATGTCGCGCACGCGAACGTCACGATCAACTTCATGATGCCCGGCTACTTCGCCACCGGCCGGCTGCGCTCGCTGCATGCGCGGGAGGCCGCGGATCGCGGCATCGCCGCCGAGACGGTGAGTGCGGAGGGCGCCGAGAAGATCCCCGCCGGGCGCTTCGGCGACCCCGCGGAGTTCGGCGCGGCGTGCGCGTTCCTGTGCTCGCAGCAGGCGGGCTACATCACCGGGCAGAGTCTGCTCATCGACGGCGGGGCGTATCCCGGCATCCTCTGA
- a CDS encoding GlxA family transcriptional regulator, translated as MTHRVVVLALDSVIAFDLGITSRVLNEALGENGERLYEVVTCTIGGRPVRTDTDLLLAAAHDEHALATADTVVIATQEPTGRLLHEGVLDPELAAALALIPAHARIVSLCTSAFILAAAGLLDGLTATTHWAHVSRFRSLFPAVRLDPDVLFVDSGRILTGAGGAAGVDLLLHLVRRDHGSAVANTAARHCVAAPWRDGGQAQFLELPTPPAADSSTAPARAWALENLAEPLPLEALAATSRMSVRTFTRRFRAETGLSPARWLTQQRLDRARWLLESSDTPVEQLATAVGFGDPAVLRRHFAATFGVSPSRYRRTFRSQERNVSEDRVDAELVAAS; from the coding sequence ATGACTCATCGCGTCGTCGTCCTCGCCCTGGACTCCGTCATCGCCTTCGACCTCGGCATCACGTCTCGCGTGCTCAACGAGGCACTGGGCGAGAACGGCGAGCGGCTCTATGAGGTCGTCACGTGCACGATCGGCGGCCGCCCGGTGCGCACCGATACCGATCTGCTGCTGGCCGCCGCCCATGACGAGCACGCGCTGGCGACAGCAGACACGGTCGTGATCGCGACCCAGGAGCCGACCGGTCGGCTCCTGCACGAAGGCGTCCTCGATCCCGAGCTCGCCGCCGCCCTCGCGCTCATCCCGGCGCATGCGCGCATTGTCAGCCTGTGCACCTCGGCGTTCATCCTCGCCGCAGCCGGACTCCTGGACGGACTCACGGCGACCACCCACTGGGCCCATGTGTCACGATTCCGCAGCCTCTTCCCGGCCGTCCGCCTCGACCCCGATGTGCTCTTCGTGGACTCCGGGCGCATCCTCACCGGCGCGGGCGGTGCCGCCGGCGTGGATCTGCTCCTGCATCTCGTGCGCCGTGACCACGGCTCGGCGGTGGCGAACACGGCCGCACGGCATTGCGTCGCAGCCCCGTGGCGCGACGGGGGCCAGGCACAGTTCCTGGAGCTGCCCACACCACCGGCGGCCGACAGCAGCACGGCCCCTGCACGCGCCTGGGCCCTGGAGAATCTCGCAGAGCCGCTGCCACTGGAGGCGCTGGCCGCGACGTCGAGAATGAGCGTGCGCACATTCACGCGACGCTTCCGGGCCGAGACGGGCCTGAGCCCCGCACGCTGGCTGACGCAGCAGCGACTCGACCGGGCACGGTGGCTGCTGGAGTCCTCGGACACGCCCGTGGAGCAGCTGGCGACCGCGGTCGGCTTCGGCGACCCCGCCGTGCTGCGTCGCCATTTCGCCGCCACCTTCGGCGTCTCGCCGTCTCGCTACCGGCGCACGTTCCGCTCGCAGGAGCGGAACGTCTCGGAAGATCGCGTCGACGCGGAACTCGTGGCGGCATCCTGA
- the tmk gene encoding dTMP kinase yields MTEGLWITFEGGDGSGKSTQAALLAEWIADRGRAVVRTREPGGSEVGVLVRDIVLHHRGDIAPRAEALLYAADRAHHVATVIRPALERGDVVIQDRYLDSSVAYQGAGRVLDAQQVRDLSLWAADGALPDLTVLLDIDPMLARQRLDADDKPFDRLEAEKADFHARVREAFLALAAAEPQRFLVVDATLDPDDLAVLIRARVAGLL; encoded by the coding sequence GTGACCGAGGGCCTCTGGATCACGTTCGAGGGCGGCGACGGCTCGGGCAAGTCGACCCAGGCCGCGCTGCTCGCCGAGTGGATCGCCGACCGCGGACGCGCCGTCGTGCGCACCCGTGAGCCCGGTGGCTCGGAGGTCGGCGTGCTGGTGCGGGACATCGTGCTGCATCACCGCGGCGACATCGCCCCGCGCGCCGAAGCGCTGCTGTACGCGGCCGACCGCGCGCACCACGTCGCCACGGTCATCCGCCCGGCGCTGGAGCGCGGCGACGTCGTCATCCAGGACCGCTACCTCGACTCCTCGGTCGCCTACCAGGGCGCCGGTCGGGTGCTGGATGCCCAGCAGGTGCGGGACCTGTCACTGTGGGCCGCCGACGGCGCGCTGCCCGACCTGACCGTGCTGCTCGACATCGACCCGATGCTCGCGCGGCAGCGTCTCGACGCGGACGACAAGCCGTTCGACCGCCTCGAGGCCGAGAAAGCGGACTTCCACGCCCGGGTGCGCGAGGCGTTCCTGGCTCTGGCCGCCGCCGAGCCGCAGCGCTTCCTCGTCGTCGACGCGACCCTCGATCCCGACGACCTCGCGGTGCTGATCCGCGCGCGCGTCGCGGGTCTGCTCTGA
- a CDS encoding serine hydrolase, with translation MTTLDEALGLLDGWPVDNAAAAVIAFDGTILASHGDTDRPYRLASVTKPLTAYAVLVAIEEGVFALDTPAGPEGSTVRHLLAHASGLDMTEDRVRAAPGTRRIYSNRGFDALADAVLEHSGIAFSTYLDEAVLAPLGMASSRLEGSAAADAVSTAADLSRFAAELQRPTLLAPETLAAATRVAFPGLDGVLPGYGSQRPNDWGLGFELRDGKSPHWTSAANSPATFGHFGQSGTFLWVDPQAQVACVVLADRDFGAWAIEAWPPLSDAVLAALPTGR, from the coding sequence ATGACGACCCTGGACGAGGCACTCGGCCTTCTCGACGGCTGGCCGGTGGACAATGCGGCGGCCGCGGTGATCGCATTCGACGGCACGATTCTCGCCTCACACGGCGACACCGACCGGCCCTACCGGCTGGCATCGGTGACCAAGCCGCTCACGGCATACGCCGTTCTCGTCGCGATCGAGGAGGGCGTGTTCGCGCTGGACACGCCCGCCGGACCCGAAGGATCCACCGTTCGGCACCTGCTGGCGCACGCCTCCGGCCTGGACATGACCGAGGACCGTGTGAGGGCCGCCCCCGGCACCCGGCGCATCTACTCCAACCGCGGCTTCGACGCGCTGGCCGATGCCGTCCTCGAGCACTCGGGCATCGCGTTCTCGACCTATCTCGACGAGGCCGTGCTCGCACCGCTCGGCATGGCGTCCTCGCGGCTGGAGGGCTCGGCCGCCGCGGATGCGGTCTCGACCGCCGCCGATCTGTCGCGCTTCGCGGCCGAGCTGCAGCGTCCGACACTCCTCGCACCAGAGACGCTCGCCGCCGCGACCCGGGTCGCGTTCCCCGGGCTGGACGGCGTCCTGCCCGGTTACGGCTCGCAGCGCCCGAACGACTGGGGTCTCGGCTTCGAGCTGCGCGACGGCAAGAGTCCGCACTGGACCTCGGCGGCGAACTCCCCCGCCACGTTCGGACACTTCGGACAGAGTGGCACGTTCCTCTGGGTCGACCCGCAGGCACAGGTCGCGTGCGTGGTTCTCGCCGACCGGGATTTCGGGGCGTGGGCGATCGAGGCGTGGCCGCCGCTGTCGGATGCCGTGCTGGCGGCGCTGCCGACCGGACGTTAA